The Lewinellaceae bacterium genome has a segment encoding these proteins:
- a CDS encoding putative metal-dependent hydrolase produces the protein MKNLKYPVGPFKRPETITENDLEIWKNVIAQFPAKLSSLVDPLRKDQLLWPYRPGGWTIQQVVHHCADSHMNSFIRFKLALTEDSPTIKPYFENLWAEMPDYLEAEIQASLSILKGLHRRWSILLNHLSAEDLKKEFIHPEHGRLFSLEVTLALYAWHCNHHLAHVEQALRFKGDFGAESDTHFV, from the coding sequence GTTCAAAAGACCTGAAACCATAACAGAAAATGACCTCGAAATATGGAAAAATGTTATCGCTCAATTCCCGGCAAAGTTATCTTCCTTAGTTGACCCGCTGCGCAAAGATCAACTGTTATGGCCCTACCGCCCCGGCGGCTGGACCATACAACAGGTCGTCCACCATTGCGCCGACAGTCATATGAACAGCTTCATCCGTTTTAAACTGGCCCTGACCGAAGACAGCCCCACCATCAAACCTTATTTCGAAAACCTATGGGCAGAAATGCCGGATTACCTCGAAGCTGAAATACAGGCTTCCCTGTCCATCCTCAAGGGTTTGCACCGGCGGTGGAGCATTTTACTGAACCATCTCAGCGCTGAAGATCTCAAGAAGGAATTCATCCACCCGGAACACGGCAGGCTGTTTTCATTGGAAGTAACGCTTGCCCTTTATGCCTGGCACTGTAATCATCACCTGGCGCATGTGGAGCAGGCGTTGAGGTTTAAGGGGGATTTTGGGGCAGAAAGCGATACTCACTTTGTATAG
- a CDS encoding MBL fold metallo-hydrolase — MTVQFCGAAQEVTGSAHLITLSDGFKILLDCGMYQGSSNEWKHFNENWLFKPSEIGCMILSHAHVDHSGRIPKLVKDGFTGHIICTHATRSLCAIMLLDSAKIQERDTEYYNKRLAKKGKKFVPREPLYTMDDSNACMDNFVAHPYDKWLKIHKGVEVLFRDAGHILGSASVTLRIKEGGVTRMFGFSGDVGRPNRPILRDPKPMPEVEYLICESTYGDKDHEGAPNESKKLLEVIKHTCVEKRGKLIIPAFSVGRTQEIVYMMDKMATEGLLPRIPVYVDSPLSVNATTIFGAHPECFDNDLNAYMLIDDNPFGFNNLTYIKDVEMSKSLNESDEPCIIISSSGMMNAGRVKHHLANNIENKRNTILIVGYCSPETPGGKLRDGVETLRLFGEMKMVKAEIIVMDSFSAHADRGELLSFIHNQRGHVKKIFLVHGTLDRQEKFRDLLNENGFRDVEIPALGDEVELK, encoded by the coding sequence ATGACAGTACAATTCTGCGGAGCAGCGCAAGAGGTAACCGGCAGCGCGCATTTGATAACGCTTTCTGACGGATTTAAAATATTGCTCGATTGCGGCATGTACCAGGGCAGCAGCAATGAATGGAAACACTTTAACGAAAACTGGCTTTTCAAACCTTCAGAGATAGGGTGCATGATATTGTCCCATGCTCATGTTGATCATAGTGGGCGGATTCCCAAACTTGTAAAAGACGGGTTCACGGGCCATATTATTTGCACCCATGCTACCCGAAGTCTTTGTGCTATTATGTTGCTTGACAGTGCTAAAATCCAGGAGCGTGATACAGAATATTACAATAAACGATTGGCCAAAAAAGGTAAAAAATTCGTCCCCAGGGAACCGCTTTACACCATGGATGATTCCAACGCCTGCATGGATAATTTTGTGGCTCATCCTTACGATAAATGGCTGAAAATACATAAAGGAGTTGAAGTATTGTTTCGGGATGCAGGTCATATCCTGGGCAGTGCAAGTGTAACTTTGCGGATTAAAGAAGGAGGCGTAACCCGTATGTTTGGTTTCTCAGGGGATGTAGGGCGCCCGAATCGGCCTATCCTTCGAGACCCGAAACCCATGCCGGAGGTGGAATACCTGATCTGTGAATCCACTTACGGAGATAAGGATCACGAAGGTGCCCCTAACGAGAGCAAAAAATTATTGGAAGTCATCAAACATACCTGTGTTGAAAAAAGAGGAAAACTCATCATTCCTGCTTTTAGTGTGGGGCGTACCCAGGAAATTGTTTATATGATGGACAAGATGGCGACGGAAGGCTTATTACCCAGGATTCCCGTGTATGTGGACAGTCCGTTGTCTGTCAACGCGACTACCATTTTCGGCGCCCACCCTGAGTGTTTTGATAATGACCTCAATGCTTACATGCTTATCGATGACAACCCCTTTGGATTCAACAACCTGACTTACATCAAGGATGTTGAAATGTCCAAAAGTCTGAATGAATCGGATGAGCCCTGTATTATCATAAGTTCTTCAGGCATGATGAATGCCGGACGCGTGAAACATCACCTCGCCAACAACATTGAAAATAAACGAAATACCATTCTCATTGTGGGGTATTGCTCCCCGGAAACTCCGGGCGGAAAACTGAGAGACGGCGTGGAAACCCTCCGGCTTTTTGGAGAGATGAAAATGGTGAAAGCAGAAATAATCGTCATGGACTCCTTCTCCGCACATGCCGACCGTGGGGAGTTGCTCAGTTTTATCCACAATCAACGCGGGCATGTAAAGAAAATTTTCCTCGTGCACGGTACGTTGGACCGCCAGGAAAAATTCAGGGACCTGCTGAATGAAAACGGTTTCCGCGATGTGGAAATCCCTGCTTTGGGGGATGAGGTGGAATTGAAATAG
- the pgmB gene encoding beta-phosphoglucomutase, translating into MEEIPIALCIFDLDGVIVDTAKYHYVAWKQLAAEFGYELTEAKNEHLKGVSRVQSLNLILEWAGVSFTEKEKTELATRKNDWYVKLIENLTPADALPGVVTFLQELKATGIKIALGSASKNARLILDSLQLTDAFDAIVDGTMTQKGKPDPEVFLLGAQLANIPAKKSLVFEDAAKGIDAAKAAHMYSVGVGHEDQLGHADFVIPGFEHFTLSDFIYQLSLLEKI; encoded by the coding sequence ATGGAAGAGATACCTATCGCCCTATGTATTTTTGACCTTGATGGGGTCATTGTAGATACGGCAAAATATCATTACGTTGCATGGAAGCAACTGGCGGCCGAATTTGGTTACGAACTGACCGAAGCAAAAAATGAGCACCTTAAGGGAGTCAGCAGGGTTCAATCGTTGAACCTCATCCTGGAATGGGCCGGCGTATCTTTTACGGAAAAGGAAAAAACCGAATTAGCCACCCGAAAAAATGACTGGTATGTAAAACTCATCGAGAATCTGACTCCTGCCGATGCACTGCCCGGCGTAGTGACTTTCCTTCAGGAACTCAAGGCAACAGGAATAAAAATTGCCCTGGGCTCTGCCAGTAAAAATGCCCGGCTGATCCTCGACAGCCTCCAACTGACCGATGCTTTTGACGCCATTGTGGATGGCACCATGACCCAAAAAGGGAAGCCCGACCCGGAAGTTTTTCTCCTCGGGGCACAACTCGCAAATATTCCCGCCAAAAAATCACTGGTTTTTGAAGATGCAGCCAAAGGCATTGACGCAGCCAAAGCGGCACATATGTATAGCGTTGGGGTGGGCCATGAAGACCAACTTGGGCATGCAGATTTTGTCATTCCCGGTTTCGAGCACTTCACCCTCTCAGATTTTATTTATCAATTGAGCCTCCTAGAAAAAATATGA
- a CDS encoding glycoside hydrolase family 65 protein — MKQYIQIDPWKLIEQGFHPDYHANSESIFSIGNGKMGQRANFEEDYSGNMLRGNYIAGIYYPDKTRVGWWKNGYPEYFAKVLNAVNWIGLHIKINGQVLDLNQCELLAFERVLDMQHSILERRFTARMANGNEVSITAVRFYSLAEDEIGALSYSIKADNFDGTLEIESYLDFNVVNQDSNYNQRFWTPVSQEIGEHYGQVKSETKITRFVVACGMSHQIFKNGEPLEANKKMTENEQLVSHKFSTAVTPGDEVRLVKYASTVSSFYYDEKEIDEACKRNVEKAVAKGFEELLREHSEKWEENWSHNDIVIEGDVSAQQAIRFNIFQLNQTYTGKDDRLNIGPKGFTGEKYGGSTYWDTEAYCLPFYLSTAPPDVARNLLLYRYKHLGKAIENAQKLGFNSGAALYPMVTMNGEECHNEWEITFEEVHRNGAIAYAIYDFVRYTGDRKYLIDYGLEVLIAIARFWAQRVHFSEAKQQYVMHGVTGPNEFENNVNNNWYTSFVARWCMRYAMEIMQEVKQKAPQKFAALLGRLNLDEEATAKRWSVITENIFLPEDKERGIFLQQEGFLDKELIPVADLDPAQLPIVQHWSWDRILRSCYIKQADVLQGLYFFEDQFSKETIKRNFDFYEPLTVHESSLSPCVHSILAAAIGKEEKAYELFMRTARLDLDDFNNDTEDGCHITSMAGTWGAFVKGFGGLRVREDKLFLAPFLPKSWKSYSFIIGFRGHKVKVNVQQDAITINNDNSSSMTILLHGEKQILEPGKNVFEHVI; from the coding sequence ATGAAACAGTACATCCAAATTGACCCCTGGAAATTGATAGAGCAAGGTTTCCATCCTGACTACCATGCCAACTCAGAGAGTATTTTCAGTATCGGTAACGGCAAAATGGGTCAGCGGGCCAATTTCGAGGAAGATTATTCGGGTAACATGCTCCGGGGGAACTATATCGCCGGCATTTATTATCCCGATAAAACCCGCGTAGGTTGGTGGAAAAACGGTTACCCGGAATATTTCGCCAAAGTACTCAATGCAGTGAACTGGATCGGGTTGCACATCAAAATCAACGGCCAGGTCCTAGACCTGAACCAATGCGAACTGCTCGCTTTTGAAAGAGTGCTGGATATGCAGCACAGTATTCTCGAGCGCAGGTTTACGGCCCGGATGGCCAATGGCAATGAGGTCAGTATAACGGCCGTTCGCTTCTACAGCCTGGCAGAGGATGAGATCGGCGCCTTGAGTTATAGCATTAAAGCGGATAATTTTGACGGCACCCTTGAAATCGAAAGTTACCTCGATTTCAATGTGGTCAACCAGGATTCCAATTACAACCAAAGATTCTGGACACCGGTTTCGCAGGAGATCGGTGAGCATTATGGCCAGGTAAAATCTGAAACCAAAATCACCAGATTTGTTGTCGCATGCGGCATGAGTCACCAGATTTTTAAAAATGGTGAGCCCCTCGAAGCCAACAAAAAAATGACGGAAAACGAACAACTCGTCAGCCATAAATTTTCTACGGCCGTTACTCCGGGAGATGAAGTTCGCCTGGTCAAATATGCCTCGACGGTTTCTTCCTTTTATTACGATGAAAAGGAAATTGATGAGGCATGCAAGCGCAATGTCGAAAAAGCGGTAGCCAAAGGATTTGAAGAGTTGCTAAGAGAACATTCGGAAAAATGGGAAGAAAACTGGTCGCACAATGATATCGTCATTGAAGGAGACGTATCGGCACAGCAGGCCATCCGTTTTAATATTTTCCAACTCAACCAAACCTATACTGGCAAGGACGACCGGCTCAACATCGGTCCGAAGGGATTTACGGGGGAGAAATACGGCGGAAGCACCTATTGGGACACCGAGGCGTACTGTCTTCCTTTCTACCTGAGTACCGCACCACCTGATGTGGCCCGAAACCTGCTTTTATACCGTTACAAACACCTGGGGAAAGCTATTGAGAATGCCCAAAAACTGGGTTTTAACTCAGGTGCGGCCTTATATCCCATGGTGACCATGAACGGAGAAGAATGCCATAACGAATGGGAAATCACCTTTGAGGAAGTCCACCGCAACGGCGCTATTGCCTATGCCATTTACGATTTTGTTCGTTATACCGGCGACCGGAAGTACCTCATTGACTATGGACTGGAAGTGCTCATCGCCATTGCCCGGTTCTGGGCCCAACGCGTACATTTTTCAGAGGCCAAACAACAATACGTCATGCATGGGGTGACCGGCCCCAATGAGTTTGAAAACAATGTCAACAACAACTGGTACACTTCTTTCGTCGCCCGTTGGTGCATGAGATACGCCATGGAGATCATGCAGGAAGTCAAACAAAAAGCACCTCAAAAATTCGCTGCGCTGCTCGGCAGGTTGAACCTGGATGAGGAGGCTACGGCAAAAAGATGGTCTGTCATTACGGAAAATATCTTTTTACCAGAAGACAAGGAACGAGGCATTTTTTTACAGCAGGAAGGATTTCTCGACAAAGAACTCATTCCAGTTGCCGACCTGGATCCAGCCCAATTGCCTATTGTTCAACACTGGTCATGGGATCGCATCCTTAGATCATGTTACATCAAACAGGCAGATGTCTTACAAGGATTGTATTTCTTTGAAGATCAATTTTCCAAAGAAACCATCAAAAGGAATTTTGACTTTTACGAACCCCTGACGGTTCATGAATCATCGCTTTCTCCCTGCGTGCATTCTATCCTGGCTGCGGCTATAGGCAAGGAAGAAAAAGCCTATGAGCTGTTCATGCGCACGGCAAGGCTGGACCTCGATGATTTCAACAATGACACAGAAGATGGCTGTCATATCACCAGCATGGCGGGTACCTGGGGAGCTTTTGTAAAAGGTTTTGGCGGATTGCGTGTCAGGGAAGATAAGTTGTTCCTGGCCCCGTTTCTACCCAAAAGCTGGAAAAGTTATTCCTTTATCATCGGCTTCAGAGGACATAAGGTGAAGGTAAACGTCCAACAGGATGCTATAACTATAAATAATGACAACAGTAGCTCTATGACGATTTTACTTCATGGTGAAAAACAAATTCTCGAACCCGGGAAAAATGTTTTTGAACATGTTATATGA
- a CDS encoding alpha-glucosidase C-terminal domain-containing protein translates to MQKVVLFLLLVLTTTMCKNSTPAPVIATETPELILKPAPEWSKNANIYEVNIRQYTPEGTINAFKAHLPRLKELGADILWLMPIFPVGAENRKGSMGSPYAVKDYKAVNPDFGTTEDFKSFIDEAHAMGFKVILDWVANHSAFDNNWALEHKDWYTLDEAGNITYPKGTDWTDVADLNYDNEDMRKAMIDALEYWVRDLDIDGYRCDVAGDVPKDFWMEAIGNLNNLKDVFMLAEADEPWLHEAGFHMTYGWGFHHVMNAVAQGKEPVAKIEAYLKEDAEKYKPEDYRMEFTTNHDENTWNGTISERMGAFGDAMNVLAFTVKGMPLIYSGQEAGLNKRVSFFEKDTIDFSDLSKSAFYASLLKLKHENESLWNGTYGAPATRIPTSKDDSIFAFERAKGEQKVLVLLNLSKKNQSFSLTGYAEPTKMTDLFTGKEVDLETKKSFTLGSGGYLVLTK, encoded by the coding sequence ATGCAAAAAGTAGTTTTATTTCTGCTCCTCGTTCTGACCACCACCATGTGTAAAAACAGTACACCGGCACCGGTTATCGCAACGGAAACTCCCGAACTGATTCTCAAACCAGCTCCGGAATGGTCTAAAAATGCCAATATTTATGAAGTGAATATCCGGCAATACACCCCTGAAGGAACCATTAATGCTTTTAAGGCGCATTTACCCCGTTTAAAGGAACTGGGCGCGGACATTTTATGGCTCATGCCTATCTTTCCGGTTGGAGCCGAAAACCGCAAAGGGAGCATGGGTAGCCCGTATGCAGTAAAAGATTACAAAGCTGTCAATCCCGATTTCGGCACGACCGAAGATTTCAAAAGCTTTATCGATGAGGCCCACGCTATGGGTTTCAAAGTCATCCTCGACTGGGTCGCCAACCACTCTGCATTCGACAATAACTGGGCGTTGGAACACAAAGATTGGTACACCCTGGACGAAGCCGGCAACATCACTTATCCAAAAGGCACCGATTGGACCGATGTAGCAGACCTGAATTATGATAATGAAGACATGAGAAAGGCCATGATCGATGCCCTGGAATACTGGGTACGCGATTTGGATATCGATGGCTACCGCTGTGACGTGGCAGGGGACGTCCCCAAGGATTTCTGGATGGAAGCCATCGGCAACCTGAACAACCTCAAAGACGTATTTATGCTGGCCGAAGCCGATGAACCATGGCTCCATGAAGCCGGCTTCCACATGACCTATGGATGGGGATTCCACCACGTTATGAACGCTGTTGCACAAGGTAAAGAACCCGTTGCCAAAATCGAGGCATACCTGAAGGAAGATGCTGAAAAATACAAACCTGAGGATTACCGGATGGAATTCACGACCAACCACGATGAAAATACCTGGAACGGCACCATATCAGAACGCATGGGAGCATTCGGCGATGCCATGAACGTTTTGGCCTTCACCGTAAAGGGCATGCCCCTGATCTACAGCGGTCAGGAAGCCGGGCTGAACAAACGCGTAAGCTTTTTCGAAAAGGACACCATTGATTTTTCCGATCTTTCCAAATCGGCTTTTTATGCCAGCCTGCTGAAGCTGAAGCACGAAAACGAATCCCTCTGGAACGGTACTTACGGTGCTCCGGCCACACGGATTCCTACTTCAAAAGACGACTCAATATTCGCCTTTGAAAGAGCCAAAGGTGAACAAAAGGTATTGGTCCTGTTGAATCTTTCCAAAAAAAACCAATCGTTCAGTCTGACAGGTTACGCTGAACCCACAAAAATGACCGATCTATTTACCGGAAAGGAAGTTGACCTGGAAACCAAAAAAAGTTTTACCTTGGGTTCCGGTGGATATTTGGTTTTAACAAAATAA
- a CDS encoding MFS transporter — MSFGFLGIQMGFALQNANASRILQILGADVHELSWFWIVAPLTGFIVQPIIGYYSDRTWTRLGRRRPYFLVGALLAAVGLIFMPNAGVLTTFLPGLWVGAGMLMIMDASFNVAMEPFRALVADKLPSDQRTLGFSVQTILIGFGAVVGSWLPWFVTSVLHISNEAPEGVVPLSLILSFLTGAIVLIITIIWTVSKTSEYPPEQMTQFEDGHVAEEEEHASLWNIFKDFANMPTTMRQLAVVQFFSWFALFGMWVFTTPAIAHHIYGLPVDDNHSKAFQDAGDWVGIIFGVYNLVSAIYAFFLPAIAKKIGRRQTHAMSLIIGGIGLISIYFAPNQYWLILSMVGVGIAWASILAMPYAILAGSIPTNKMGVYMGIFNFFIVLPQILNAITGGFLVKYLYNNNTIYAIIVSGVSLFIAAFLMRWVKDEDDVVITE, encoded by the coding sequence ATGAGTTTTGGCTTCCTCGGCATCCAGATGGGTTTTGCCCTACAGAATGCCAATGCAAGCAGGATTTTGCAGATCCTCGGGGCAGATGTTCACGAGTTGAGTTGGTTTTGGATCGTAGCGCCTTTAACCGGTTTTATCGTACAGCCCATCATCGGGTATTACAGTGACCGTACCTGGACCCGCCTGGGAAGAAGAAGGCCTTACTTTTTGGTAGGTGCTCTTTTGGCAGCAGTTGGGCTTATTTTCATGCCCAACGCAGGCGTATTGACCACCTTTTTGCCGGGACTTTGGGTAGGTGCCGGGATGTTGATGATCATGGATGCTTCTTTCAACGTAGCCATGGAACCCTTTAGGGCCCTGGTGGCCGACAAGCTTCCTTCTGATCAACGTACGCTGGGGTTCAGCGTGCAGACCATCCTGATCGGATTTGGAGCCGTTGTAGGCTCCTGGTTACCCTGGTTTGTGACTTCGGTGCTGCATATCAGCAATGAAGCGCCTGAGGGTGTTGTACCTTTAAGCCTGATCCTCTCCTTCCTGACCGGAGCTATCGTACTCATTATCACCATTATCTGGACGGTATCCAAAACCTCGGAATATCCTCCTGAGCAAATGACCCAGTTTGAAGATGGCCATGTGGCTGAAGAAGAAGAACACGCCAGTTTATGGAATATTTTCAAGGATTTTGCGAACATGCCGACGACGATGCGTCAACTGGCGGTGGTTCAGTTCTTCTCCTGGTTTGCCTTATTCGGCATGTGGGTTTTTACCACCCCCGCCATCGCTCATCATATTTACGGGTTGCCGGTAGATGATAACCACAGTAAAGCTTTTCAGGATGCCGGAGACTGGGTGGGTATTATCTTTGGAGTGTACAACCTGGTATCCGCCATTTATGCATTCTTCCTGCCGGCCATTGCCAAAAAAATAGGCAGAAGACAAACGCACGCCATGTCACTGATCATCGGTGGTATCGGATTGATCTCCATTTATTTCGCACCAAATCAATACTGGCTGATCCTTTCTATGGTAGGTGTTGGTATCGCCTGGGCAAGTATTCTGGCCATGCCTTACGCCATCCTGGCCGGATCTATTCCCACCAACAAAATGGGCGTTTATATGGGTATCTTTAATTTCTTTATCGTTTTGCCGCAAATTTTAAATGCCATTACCGGAGGTTTTCTCGTAAAATACCTCTACAACAATAACACCATTTATGCCATCATAGTAAGTGGTGTCTCTTTGTTCATTGCCGCCTTCCTGATGAGATGGGTGAAAGATGAGGACGATGTTGTGATCACAGAATAG
- a CDS encoding T9SS type A sorting domain-containing protein — translation MKKIIQLFGLLLLIFFNISVLFGQDFMMQGWYWDYPKKDCNGVTNTWASVLQGQVNSIANGGFTYVWLPPPTNASFGQCSNGYDPRDIYDLGDAAPTGIGTRTELNNLISALNGAGIGAVADVIYNHRDGGAAETNNAVKDYITTHYQSFKNPFPSDRFRCVLPLGGASGNGAGDYYFKVSSKTGAAQFDNYAYKVYMQTNTVGWQGFGDGSELEPNGGGDCGTPGNGTVITLGVNFNAHVDYDPDPMVCNVDEFKLTLNPGDFNPAGDNLYIYLSNTGGYSDHRIYGIWNAAAAADVVGQMEYQTYTDFTAMPSGQGSMNFENFRPNTTTTSYEQLDGDWNSMLFFYDYDQSQAVTQTALTNWTKWLWNSVGFRGFRMDAVKHFDPAFVGDLMDNLHYSGINPGMVVGEYFDGNPGTLNNWVSSVESNMDPATKAAIKVRAFDFGLRKELKDVCDNNHDARDIYNSGMVAAGANGYNVITFLNNHDLRNAYEPVWNDPMLAYAYLLTNNQIGLPCVFYAEYFGVRPNTDYPPGVNLKSRIDELISLHTDYIFQSPKVDNLNRYSTPHHQFFNSGAANKLLVYQMAAGLAGKDVIVAINFGTTAVDMWQGVNFDADMDGNNNFGVGQTFTEVTNNYSSNTTLTVFAPNNDVNIKLPAKSYAVWLQDATLPVELLSFKAEAKESTVNLVWETAHELNLDHFEIQRSGDGKTYEKIGSVTAKGQGDYQFVDHEMVYNTNIFYRLRMVDVDGRFDFSKVETVRLESLINELEVVPNPVSDLFHLTFTASKPSGVKIFVSNTLGEILQTMDRISQKGPNDLSFDLSDLPEGVYFLTIESGGQQWMKKLIKG, via the coding sequence ATGAAAAAAATTATCCAACTTTTTGGACTTTTATTGTTGATTTTTTTTAATATTTCAGTACTCTTCGGGCAGGATTTTATGATGCAGGGCTGGTACTGGGATTATCCCAAAAAAGACTGTAACGGAGTGACCAATACGTGGGCAAGTGTATTACAGGGCCAGGTGAATAGCATCGCTAACGGAGGCTTTACCTACGTATGGTTGCCGCCGCCCACCAACGCCTCATTTGGTCAATGCAGCAACGGTTACGACCCAAGGGATATTTATGACCTGGGAGATGCAGCCCCAACGGGAATCGGAACGCGTACCGAACTGAACAATTTAATTTCAGCCCTCAATGGTGCCGGAATCGGGGCGGTGGCTGACGTAATCTATAATCACCGCGACGGTGGTGCTGCGGAGACCAACAACGCGGTCAAAGACTACATCACTACCCACTATCAATCCTTTAAAAATCCTTTCCCCTCTGATCGTTTTCGCTGTGTTTTACCATTGGGAGGTGCTTCGGGTAATGGGGCAGGAGATTATTATTTTAAGGTGAGTTCCAAAACGGGGGCCGCCCAGTTCGATAATTATGCCTATAAGGTCTATATGCAGACGAATACCGTTGGATGGCAGGGATTTGGCGATGGTTCTGAATTAGAACCCAATGGGGGGGGCGATTGTGGCACTCCCGGTAATGGTACCGTAATTACGCTGGGAGTTAATTTCAATGCCCATGTGGATTACGATCCTGACCCGATGGTGTGTAATGTGGATGAATTCAAACTCACCCTCAACCCGGGGGATTTTAACCCTGCAGGAGATAATTTATACATCTACCTCAGCAATACAGGAGGTTATTCTGACCACAGGATTTACGGCATCTGGAACGCTGCCGCCGCCGCTGATGTAGTTGGACAAATGGAGTACCAGACCTACACAGACTTTACAGCCATGCCCAGTGGACAGGGAAGCATGAATTTTGAGAATTTCAGGCCTAATACCACTACCACATCTTACGAACAACTCGATGGAGACTGGAACTCCATGTTGTTTTTCTACGATTACGATCAGAGTCAGGCCGTAACCCAGACTGCCCTTACAAACTGGACAAAGTGGTTGTGGAACAGCGTGGGCTTCCGAGGTTTTAGAATGGATGCGGTCAAGCATTTTGATCCTGCTTTCGTAGGGGACCTGATGGATAATCTACATTATAGCGGGATTAACCCGGGAATGGTGGTAGGGGAATATTTTGACGGCAACCCCGGAACGCTTAATAATTGGGTATCAAGTGTTGAAAGCAATATGGATCCTGCCACAAAAGCAGCCATTAAAGTGAGAGCCTTTGATTTCGGTCTCCGGAAGGAATTGAAAGATGTTTGCGACAATAACCACGATGCCAGGGATATTTACAACAGCGGCATGGTGGCCGCTGGCGCTAATGGGTATAATGTAATTACCTTTTTGAACAACCACGATTTAAGAAACGCATATGAGCCGGTTTGGAATGATCCTATGCTGGCCTATGCCTATTTGCTGACCAACAACCAGATTGGCTTGCCTTGTGTATTTTATGCTGAATATTTTGGCGTAAGGCCGAATACGGATTATCCTCCCGGGGTCAATTTAAAATCCCGCATCGATGAGCTAATCAGTTTGCATACCGATTATATATTTCAATCTCCGAAGGTGGACAATCTGAACCGCTACAGTACTCCGCACCACCAGTTTTTTAACTCGGGGGCGGCCAATAAATTATTGGTTTACCAGATGGCGGCCGGCCTTGCCGGAAAGGATGTCATCGTAGCCATTAACTTCGGCACTACCGCTGTGGATATGTGGCAGGGGGTCAATTTTGATGCGGACATGGATGGGAATAACAATTTTGGCGTAGGCCAAACCTTTACGGAAGTTACCAACAACTATTCCAGCAATACCACTCTGACCGTTTTTGCCCCGAATAACGATGTCAATATAAAATTGCCGGCCAAAAGTTATGCTGTCTGGTTACAGGATGCCACCCTGCCGGTTGAACTGCTGAGCTTTAAAGCAGAAGCAAAGGAATCGACAGTAAACCTCGTTTGGGAAACTGCCCATGAGCTGAATCTGGATCATTTTGAAATCCAGCGGTCAGGGGATGGAAAGACTTATGAGAAAATAGGATCTGTAACAGCAAAAGGTCAGGGGGATTACCAGTTTGTTGACCATGAAATGGTTTACAATACCAATATTTTTTACCGCCTTCGTATGGTGGATGTCGATGGCAGGTTTGATTTTTCGAAGGTAGAAACGGTTCGCCTGGAATCTCTGATCAATGAATTGGAGGTAGTTCCCAATCCGGTAAGCGACCTTTTTCATTTGACCTTCACAGCCTCCAAACCCAGTGGGGTGAAAATATTTGTGAGCAATACCCTTGGAGAAATTTTACAGACAATGGATAGGATTTCTCAAAAAGGACCGAATGACCTTTCTTTCGACCTGTCTGATCTGCCGGAAGGGGTGTATTTTCTCACCATCGAATCAGGAGGACAGCAATGGATGAAAAAACTGATTAAGGGGTAA